The genomic region TGGACTGTAGGGAAGGAAGGTCACAAAGGCTGCAGCCAATAAGGTTGTCACAAGGACTAGCCAAGCTGGACGACTTTGTAAAAAGGGAATTTTGGCTGAACGCAGCATATGGATAACCATGGTCTGTGACCACATGGACTCGATAAACCAACCTGTCTGAAACAAGACAATAAATTCTACGGCAGACTCTGCCCCATGAACATAAGCTTGACCTGTTGTCATGGGTACAATGATAAAATAAAGCAAAATAAAGGTCAAAATATCAAAGGCAGAAGAGATAGGTCCCATCCAAATCATGAAACGTGTGATGGACCTAGCTTCCCAGGTATGCGGATTTCTCAAAAAATCTTTGTCCACCTTGTCAAAAGGCAAGGCGATACAAGATAAATCATAGACTAGATTTAGGATAATCAAATGGACTGGCGCCATTGGTAAAAATGGTAAAAATATTCCAGAGACTAATAGGGATAAGATATTTCCAAAATTAGAACTCACTGTCATTTTGATATATTTGGTCATATTGGCATAGACCTTACGCCCTTCAACAAGTCCTTTTTCAAGCACCATGAGATCCTTATCAAGTAGGATAACATCCGCTGTTTCTTTGGCAATATCTACTGCTGTATCAACAGAAATCCCCACATCTGCAACTTTCATAGAAGGAGCATCATTGATCCCATCTCCCATATAGCCAACAGCATGACCATTAGCCTTAAATTGCAAAATAATTCGTGCTTTTTGGTCAGGAGAAAGTTTGGCAAAGACTGTTACCTCCTCCACGGCTTGAGCCAATTCTTGATTACTCATCTGATCAATTTCAGATCCTAACAGCATCTGATTGATATCTAAACCAACCTTTTCACAGACTGCTTGGGTAACTTTCTCGTTGTCTCCCGTCAAAATCTTTGTTTGAACCCCATGTTCTAACAGAGCCTTAATTGCTGGTGCTGCAGATGGTTTAGGAGGATCTAGGAAGGCTAAATAACCAGTTAGAATCATATCCCCTTCATCATCAACTGTATAGGCATGACCTTCCCTCAAACCTGACTTATAGGCCACTCCCAAGACACGTAAACCTTGTTGATTTAGTTGTCGGACTTCCTCTAAAATCTCTTCTCTAATAGCATCTGTCAAGGGAGTAATCACTCCTTGGTATTCCGCATGACTGGAAATCGTCAACATTTCCTCTAGGGCACCCTTGGTTACCAAACTAACAACTTCGTGTTCATCCTTAACGATAACACTCATCCGTCTACGTTCAAAATCAAAGGGAAGCTCATCTATTTTTTGAAAAGTTTGATCCAGATTTTGTAAGAGGGTGTGTTCTTTGGCTTCCTTTTCAGTCCGTTTGATGATAGCTCTGTCCATCAAATTTTTCAAGCCCGTTTGAAAATAAGAATTGAGATAAGCTCGTCTCAAGACGGTCAAATCCAAGCGTCCGTGGATGTCCAAGGGATATTCAAGGACAATTTCGTCTTGGGTTAGAGTTCCTGTCTTATCTGTACACAAAATATCAATCGCCCCTAAGTCCTGTATGGCATTGAGTTTCTTGATAACCACTTTTTCCTTGGCCATAATGATGGAGCCTTTTGCTAGACTGGCCGTGATAATCATAGGAAGCATCTCAGGTGTTAATCCGACACCAACACTCAAAGCAAATACGCCAGCTTCCAGCCAGTCACCATCTGTTAAACCATTGGACAAGAAAACGATGGGCACCATGACCAGCATCAAACGAATCAAGAGCCACGAAATACTATTCATCTCCCGCTCAAACGAAGTAGGCTCTTCATAGGTGTTCAAAGTCTGCTCAATGGCTCCCATCATGGTATCATCACCAACTGCTAAAACCACGGCCTTGGCACTACCAGATAAGACATTGGTTCCCATAAAGGCGAGCGCTTCTGCTTCTAGCAGACTATCAGATTGTTGAACTGTTGCCTTGGTCAAGGCCAATTTTTCAACCGATTCACTTTCACCTGTCAAGCCCGACTGTTGTACAAAGAAATCGCGCGACTCAAATAAAAGAAGATCTGCTGGAATCATGTCTCCAGCGCTTAATTTAACCACGTCACCCACTACCAAATCATCGATAGGTACTTCTTGGATTTCTCCTTGACGAATGACAGTCGCTGTGTTGACAATCATTTTTGATAGATTAGTCGCAGCCTTATCACTACGGAGTTCTTGGACAAAGCGTATGCCACCAGAAATGAGGACTAGGACAACGATGATAATGGAAGTTGTCGGATCTTCTTGACCTGGTTTTGCCAACCAGACATTGGTCACCAAGGAAATCACGGCGATGACCAGTAAGATGATCGTAAAAGGATTGATAATGGATTCGTAAATCTTTTTGAGGATACTTTCTTCTTGACCCTTTGTGATGGTATTTTCGCCATATAGGTCACGATTTTTCTCCACCTGCTCCTCAGTCAAGCCTGTTAGACTTGTCTTATAAAAAGATAGAGTTTCGTTTAAAGATGTATGAATAGCTGTTGCTAATCTTTCTTTTGTAGTTTTCATTGGTTTCTCCTATCTGTATGAATGATGTGTTTCATACACAGAGACCAATCACTTTATAAGGGCAGAATGACACAAATCAGCGATTGGCTGTGTATGTGCGGTTCCGGATGATCGTCAATTTGCATCGTCTATCTCCTTTCTTTGATTTAAACAGTAGAAAATCCCACCATAAAATGGCAGGATTAAAAAACTAATTATCTGTTTTTCGTTCAAGCTTTAACTCCATAGGGCAATGTAATGAGCTTAGTCTTGGCCTTCGCGACCAGGACTGTTGACCAACGAGTAGTGTCTCCACTGCTTTGCGGTAGTCATCCGTATCCCTATGGTAGCCTCACCTACCGTTTTCGTTTTTCAGTATAAACCTTTAAAATTTAAAAGTCAATCATTTGAGTTGTTTAACTCTTAGATAACTATCAACTCTTTTGGAGCTAGGGTCAACAATTCACAACCGGTCTCTGTAATCAAGATATCATCCTCGATACGAACACCGTATTTGCCTTCTATATAGATACCTGGTTCATCGGTTAAGGCCATACCTGCCTTAATAATTTCTGTAGAAGTTTGGCTAAAGTAAGGTTCCTCATGAATATCCAGCCCAATACCGTGTCCAATACCGTGGGTAAAGTAGTCGCCATAGCCCGCCTCGATAATAATATCACGAGGGATTTTGTCAAAGTCTCGGAAACCTAATCCTGCCTTAGCCTGGTCAATCAAGGCTTGGTTGGCTTTCAAAACCGTATTGTAAATCTCCGCCTGCTCGTCGCTGACATGCCCCAGATAGATAGTCCGTGTCATATCACTGACATAGTGGTCATAAAGGCAACCGAAGTCCATAGTAATGGCTTCTCCCAGCTCCACTGGTTTGTGCATAGGATGAGCATGAGGTTTGGAAGAGTTGATACCACTAGCTAGAATCGTATCAAAAGACAAGCCAGATGCTCCCAACTCACGCATACGGAAGTCAAGGAAGTTGGCAATCTCAATCTCAGTCTTTCCTGGTTTGATAAAGTCAAGCGCATCGCGGAAAGCTTGGTCTGAGATAGAACAAGCCTTGCGAATAGCTGCAATCTCTGCCTCGTCCTTAATCATTCGAAGACCTTCGACAAACTGAGTTTGTGGAAGCAAGTCAATTCCTTCAAAGGTTGCCTGCATACGGTGATAATAAGACACTGAAATCTCATCTTCAAAACCGATACGAGACAAGCCCATGTCCTTGACAATTCCTGCAATGACAGCCAATTCATCACGGTCTGCCACAATCTCAAAGCCACTGGTTTCTTGCTTAGCTGCAATGATATAGCGAGAGTCTGTCACCAAGACCTGACGGTCACGGCTGATAAAGACTGTTCCGTTTGAGCCCCAAAAACCAGTAAGGTAATAGACGTTTTTAAGGTTATTGATGATGATGCCATCTAGTTCTTTTTCTTGCATTTTAGCTAGAAATGCTTGTACACGTTTATTCATGATGTAACTTTCCTTTCAAATACTGTCCTGTGTAGCTGGCTTCATTGGCCGCTACTTCTTCTGGAGTTCCTGTTGCGA from Streptococcus mitis NCTC 12261 harbors:
- a CDS encoding M24 family metallopeptidase codes for the protein MNKRVQAFLAKMQEKELDGIIINNLKNVYYLTGFWGSNGTVFISRDRQVLVTDSRYIIAAKQETSGFEIVADRDELAVIAGIVKDMGLSRIGFEDEISVSYYHRMQATFEGIDLLPQTQFVEGLRMIKDEAEIAAIRKACSISDQAFRDALDFIKPGKTEIEIANFLDFRMRELGASGLSFDTILASGINSSKPHAHPMHKPVELGEAITMDFGCLYDHYVSDMTRTIYLGHVSDEQAEIYNTVLKANQALIDQAKAGLGFRDFDKIPRDIIIEAGYGDYFTHGIGHGIGLDIHEEPYFSQTSTEIIKAGMALTDEPGIYIEGKYGVRIEDDILITETGCELLTLAPKELIVI
- the mgtA gene encoding magnesium-translocating P-type ATPase, yielding MKTTKERLATAIHTSLNETLSFYKTSLTGLTEEQVEKNRDLYGENTITKGQEESILKKIYESIINPFTIILLVIAVISLVTNVWLAKPGQEDPTTSIIIVVLVLISGGIRFVQELRSDKAATNLSKMIVNTATVIRQGEIQEVPIDDLVVGDVVKLSAGDMIPADLLLFESRDFFVQQSGLTGESESVEKLALTKATVQQSDSLLEAEALAFMGTNVLSGSAKAVVLAVGDDTMMGAIEQTLNTYEEPTSFEREMNSISWLLIRLMLVMVPIVFLSNGLTDGDWLEAGVFALSVGVGLTPEMLPMIITASLAKGSIIMAKEKVVIKKLNAIQDLGAIDILCTDKTGTLTQDEIVLEYPLDIHGRLDLTVLRRAYLNSYFQTGLKNLMDRAIIKRTEKEAKEHTLLQNLDQTFQKIDELPFDFERRRMSVIVKDEHEVVSLVTKGALEEMLTISSHAEYQGVITPLTDAIREEILEEVRQLNQQGLRVLGVAYKSGLREGHAYTVDDEGDMILTGYLAFLDPPKPSAAPAIKALLEHGVQTKILTGDNEKVTQAVCEKVGLDINQMLLGSEIDQMSNQELAQAVEEVTVFAKLSPDQKARIILQFKANGHAVGYMGDGINDAPSMKVADVGISVDTAVDIAKETADVILLDKDLMVLEKGLVEGRKVYANMTKYIKMTVSSNFGNILSLLVSGIFLPFLPMAPVHLIILNLVYDLSCIALPFDKVDKDFLRNPHTWEARSITRFMIWMGPISSAFDILTFILLYFIIVPMTTGQAYVHGAESAVEFIVLFQTGWFIESMWSQTMVIHMLRSAKIPFLQSRPAWLVLVTTLLAAAFVTFLPYSPLAILLHLTPLKPIYFIFLLFIIILYMISVTIVKKIYIKKYQEWL